The DNA region GCTGAAAGCACTGATATAAGGCATATGATGATGCCGAGAATTATAATTCCGAGGATAACTCTCGGGTAGTCAGCAAATTTCGCATAATACTGAACGTAGTAGCCTATTCCTGACTGACCGCCTATCATTTCAGCAGAAGTCAGCATCAGGAAAGATACGCCCAGTCCCTGTGCAGCACCTGCAAAAATGTTCGGAAGTGCAGAAGGAATAATTACATTCAGAAGCAGCGAGCCCGTTCTGACACTCAGCGACCTTGCAGTATCCAGTATTCCCTTTTCCACACTGGATACTCCTGCAATTGTACCTTTCATTATCGGCCAGTACGCCGAAAGAAAAATAATGAATTTTGATACAACATCAAATGAAGGAAGAAGCGCAATTGAATAGGGAACAAATACTATAGGAGGTATCGCTCCTGCAAAATTCACTACGTATGTGGCTGATGACCTGATATTTTTAAATGATCCGAGTATAACACCCATTGGTATTCCGAGAACAAGTGCGTAAATGTATCCCGAGAAAACTGTTTTTAAAGAGCTTGCAGCACCCTGCGAAAGTTTGTCTATGTCGGCGGTGAACTGCCACAGCACTTCACCCGGTGCCGGAAAGATCAGCGGATCGAGTATGAGTGTCTTCGGTGCGAGTATAGTCCATGCAGTAAAAACAAAAAATATGACTGAAAGAATGTTTCCGAAGTCACGGAGGAAATCCTTTTTTGAAGAAAATGCCGAGAGAACAAGAAATACAAGTTCGGCAGCCGACGCTGCAGCTATCAGATAAAACTTATGCTCATTATCTTCCGCCCGCGACGGCAGAAACTGTACCAGAATTAAAACTGCGAACAACAGGTGAGTTACCCGCAGAAATCTTTTTCTCAGTGTCATGGTACGCCACCTCCTTTTCTGCTTCATAGAATGCATTTATGATCTCGTTTCTGAAGATCTTATATTCTTCAGTATCTGTAATGTTTTCGCGGATACGCGGTCTTGAAAACGGAACACTTACCTCCTTGTAGATACGTCCCGGATTCGGCTGCATGATCACTATCCTGTCTGAAAGGAAGATGGCCTCATCAACGTCATGTGTTACAAAAATGACTGTCTTTTTCTTTTCTTCACTTCTCCAGAGAGAAAGCAGAAGATCCTGAAGCGATGCTCTTGTTTTGGTATCAAGTGCACCGAAAGGTTCATCCATAAGCAGGATAGGCGTATTCACTGCAAGCGCTCTCGCGATCGCCACACGCTGCTGCTGACCTCCTGAAAGTTTTAGCGGATATTTGTTTTTGAATTCTGAAAGTCCCACTTTTTCTACGAATTCCAGAGCAATATCATTTCTTTCCTTTTTCGATAGTTCCGGACGAAGCTGTCTCAGACCGAATTCAACATTTTTCTTTACAGTCATCCACGGGAACAGCGAGTAATTCTGAAAAACTATACTTCTGTCCTTTCCTGTTCCTGATATCGGTTCACCGTCTATGAAAATAGTTCCTCCGGACGGTCTGCGCAGACCGTCTATTGTCGAAATGAGTGTACTTTTACCGCATCCGCTCGCACCGAGAAGGCTGACAAACTCGCCTTCTTTAATGTCAAGATTTACGCGGTCAACGGCTTTGAAGCTTTTGTTTTTCGTTCCGTATTCAACGGAAAGATCTCTTATGTTTATTCTGCTCATGATTTTGCACCTCCGGTAAATTTCCAGTTATCATCATATATATCGAAATAGTCTTCACGTGTGTAATTAACATTGAATTCATCAAAATGTTTGAGAAGGTCTTTCCAGAACTGCTCGTCCGGTTCAGCTTCCGAGATCTCCTTCAGAGCCTGAAGGTAAAGATCAGTGTTTACTGATGCAGCAAGGTCAAATTCCTCAATGTATCCGCCGTTAAGCAGTGCGTCATACCAAATCCAGATCGCCTTGAGTTCAGGGTCTGGAGTGGAGCTGATGTATTTTCCGTATGTTTCGCTGCGTATCAGATCAATGTCAGTATCGCAGTATTTCGCAATGTCCTCACACGTTTCATCTTCGTTTTCCTGATAGAATTTATACGCCTTTATAAGTGCTTTCAGGTAGGCAACATACCGCTCAGGATGCTGTTCAATAAGTTCTGTCGAAGCAAGATTGCGGCAGCACGGATGATCGCCGAACGGTTCATTCTGACCTGAATAGTTTATGATCACGTAGCCCTTCTTTTCTGCCAGTGCACGGAACGGCGTGTAAACTGAAACTGCATCGATACTGTTGTTGAGAAGTGATTCAAGGCCGGCACTTTCAAGGTTTTCAAAGTAAACGTCCTTTCCTATTTCCCAGCCCATATTCTCGAAAACATTTCTGTAAACAATATCAGTAATACCGAGATTTACGTTGGCAATGGTTTTGCCTCTGAGAAGTTCAAGACTGTAGTCCTTCGGATCAACGCCTTCGACAAGTTCCGGCTTGACCACCAGTGCATGTCCTTCCTTCATGATCCCGCCTATTATCTGAAGCTTTGCACCCTGTGCAATGTAATTTATACATGAGGTACTGCCTATCGCAGCTGCATCAAGTTTTCCTGATTCCACCGACATGACGATTTCAGTGTTTCCGTCAAAATTGGAAAGTGAAACATCAAGTCCTTCCTCCTCGAAAAATCCTTCTTCCTTTGCAACAAAGTAAAGCAGATGACCTGTTGACGGAAGATAGCCGAGTTTGAAAGGTACAAGCTCACTCTTTGCTGTTTTCGCAGTTTCTTTACTGCCCGAATTAAATTTCTGTGTTTCAGTGTTTATCTCTGTTTCCCCGGAACATCCAGCCAGAAACAGAGAGCTTACAACTGCAGCAGCTAATAAAGCTGTGCTTTTTCTGAATAAATTTCTGAATTTCATTGTTTGACCTCCGGTGTGTTGTAATGTGTTTGTTTTTTTGGTATGAGCCTATTATAACCCGTGAAACGCAGACTGTCCAATACAGGTTTTCAAGAAAGTGTTATCATCATTTCCAATAATTATCAGGTTTTATTATAACCACTTATAGGTACAAAAACCGCCGGCAGTATAATACCGCCGGCGCACTGTCAGCAAAACAGCCGCTCCGGTCATGCCGGAGCGGCTGTTTATTATATAACTATGATATTCTCCTCTGAACGGTATCGCCGTGAAGCTCCCTGCTTTCACCAAGCACAGCTTCGATCTCGTCAAGAAACTGTCTTCCCATGCTGCTGAGTTCCCAGTTCTTCTTGGTTATATAACCGATAGTCATGGTACTCAGTGCGTCTTCATCTGACTTAAACGGGATGACAAGAAACTGGTCACCGCTTAGTTTTTCCGAATAAATACTGGAACAGAGCGTATAACCGTTAAGTCCCTCCATAAGGTTCATCATCGTTGCACGGTCGGTCGCCTTGACCGTCTTCTGATATGCGTGCTCGATCATGATCTCCTCGGCAAAATAGATATCGGTCTCACCGCCCTGCTCGAATGAAAGACAGGGATAAGGATCCAGCTGATCAAAGCTCAGCTCCTTTTCACCCGCAAGCGGATGTGATCTTGCAAGATAAACACTTGCAGGACATTCGATGATAGGAGTAAAATCAAGTTCATGCTCCTTTAAAAGCTTCGTTATTACTCTCTGGTTCGTCTCGCAGATGTATATTATACCTATCTCGCTTTTGAGTGTGCTTACGTCATTTATTACGTCAATGGTCTTTGTCTCGCGAAGTGCCAGATCAAACTGATTCGAGTCGTAGTGCTTTGCCATACGTATAAAAGCGTTTACAGCAAAAGAATAATGCTGCATGGAAACCGCAAATTTTCTCCGGCATTTTACTTCGTCGCCGTAGCTTTCCATGACCTCTTCGTACTGCTGGTATACTCTTCTTATACGAAGAAGAAATTCCTCCCCTTCCACAGTAGGAGTTACTCCCCTGTGGGTTCTGTGAAATACAGATATCCCTATCTCCTTTTCCACTTCCCTTACCGCACCTGTCAGAGTCGGCTGCGCGATAAAAAGCTTTTCCGCCGCCTTATTCATTGAACTGCACTCTGCAATGGTAAGCAGGTAGTTTATCTGCTGTAAAGTCATACATGCTCCTTCTCATACAAAACAACAGCTTCTCCGTTACCGTAAGAAGCTGTCATGATCTCTGGTGTATTTTTAATGGAGGTAATACACTGGTTTTTGAATGTTATTTTCTTCTATGATTCTATTATAAGCTTACTGTTAAGTGTTGTCCAATTCATAAAAACCATAGCCAGTTATTAATATTCCTTATATCCTATGTGACCTATAGGTTTATCGGTTAAATCTATAGTCTGTAATAGCTTTTATGAATTAGACAGCCTTTCAAAGTTATGATACAATAATGACTGTAATAAGAAAGCGCTGGTTTATCAGTGTTTTCAAAAAGGAAGGAGTTGTTTCACGATGAAAATATGTTGTCACTGTTGTCGCTTAATTTCAGAAAGATTTACGGATTATCGGGGAAACACTGCTTTCGCAGAATGATCGCGCCGTATACGGCTTAAACTTTAAAGATCACGGGGATGCAGAAAAATATCTGCGTCCCTTTTTAATTTTATCTGAAAGAGGTAACTTACAATGAGCAGATACATTTTCACATCAGAATCAGTAACAGAAGGACATCCGGACAAGGTAGCAGACAGGATCTCCGATTCCATCCTTGACGCTTATCTTGCAAAGGATCCGGCAGCAAGAGTTGCAGCCGAAACAGTTATCAAGAACAACACAGTAATACTCGCAGGCGAGATAAGCTCATCTGCTGAGATCGACACGGAAAAGGTAGTACGTGACGCCATTAACGACATAGGATACAACAGCGAAGAACTCGGTTTCGACGGCCATTCCGCAGAGATAATCAACCTCCTCGACCGTCAGTCACCTGACATTGCACAGGGCGTTGACTCCGCACTTGAAGTAAGAGAAGAAAACGGTGACGAGATCGGTGCCGGAGACCAGGGCATCATTTTCGGCTATGCCGTAAACGAAACACCGGAGCTTCTTCCTCTTCCGATCTCACTGGCTCACAGACTTTCATACCGTCTTGCAGAGGTAAGAAAAAACGGAACACTTCCTTATCTCCGCCCGGACGGAAAAACTCAGGTGTCAGTTATTTACGAAGACGGAAATGCGGTTGGAATAGACACTATCCTCGTTTCAACACAGCACGATGAGGACGTTTCACAGGACAAACTCCGTGCTGATCTTATAAAGAACGTTATTGTACCGGTCATCCCGAAGAAGTGGCTGACCGCTGATATTCGCATTCTTGTAAACCCAACAGGTCGTTTCGTAATAGGCGGACCTGTCGGCGACAGCGGTCTTACCGGACGCAAAATCATCGTTGACACATACGGCGGTGCCGCTCACCACGGCGGCGGTGCATTCAGCGGCAAGGATTCCACAAAGGTGGACAGAAGTGCTGCCTACGCAGCAAGATGGGCAGCAAAGAACATCGTAGCTGCCGGACTTGCAAAACGCGCCGAGATCCAGCTCGCATACGCCATCGGCGTTGCCGCTCCGGTATCAGTTTACGTAAACACATTCGGAACAGGTGTGATAACCGACGAAGAGATCCAGGCATCAGTTACTGAAATATTCGACTTTACCCCTGGCGGCATAATTCGTGCCCTTGATCTTAGAAAACCGGTATTCGCCGCAACATCAGCATACGGCCACTTCGGAAGACCGGACGCAGATTTCACCTGGGAACGCACCGACAAAGCAGAAGCACTGAAAAAAGCAGTACGCAAAGTCACAAAATACGCCGGCTGATCCCCGCTCTCCTCTACAGCATTCCCGATAGCCCGGTGAATGCTGCTCCACATATAACTAAAACCAGCAAGTCCGTTCAGTTTTCATGTTCTGAACGGACTTGCTGGTTTATTGTAAAAACAAGAAATACTGCTTATTCTCATATCCCTATAAATCAAATTAAAAAGCAATAGCGTTATTCATTAATTATCAAAATAGTTTTTCAGCTTTCTGAATTGTGACAACACTGTTGTCACAATCTCAATGCTCGTAATTAAATCTATTCATAAGCATTGAATTTCATAATCATGTTTGGACAAATCACTGTATATCTCGGATAGCAAATTACATCTTTATCAGCAGTTCGATCATCTTGTTCAGGAGCATGGAAACCTGACCGTTATTAATTCTTCTGATCAATGTTCCGCAACATTTACAGTCTTCTCTGAGTATTGCCGTGAGCAGTGCAGCACATAATTCTTACTCCTTTCGATTCTGAGTGTTTTCTCGATATTTCTTAATATCTGCTCTGAGATACTGCTGACTGCATCCCCCAGAACAGTCATTGCCTTTATGCTGTTGAATTCATACAGTCCTCTTAAGCTTTCGAGGTCAGTCAAGGCGTCTGCTTCATATCCGCATCTTGCAAGAACGGCATAGGGAACACTTGTTTTCAGCAGATTTTCAAATCTGTACTGTATGTTCATGTCGTCAAGTCCGGCAAGAAAAGTATTATCCTTTTCTTCAAGTAATCCGGGGAGATATTACTCTGAATGAATCTTAATCAGTTCTTCTGCCTTGTCCCTGACTGCTTCTCCAAGATAACCAGCATCAGGGAAGAGCCTCTTTATAACTGCATTTTCGTTCTCATGCGTTACCTTCCAGAAGAATGGCGTCCTCGAACGTTCATCCATAAGCTCCTGTACGTTTTGAAGTTTTGCAGGGATTTTCTTCTCCTTTCACATAGTATCACATTAGAGTGTTAAAGCCAATAGTTTTTTCGTTTGGGCATGAAAAAAGCAGCCTCCGGAGAGACTGCTTAAGAGCATTATATAAAGCTAAGAATTCCTGTTTTAAACAATGTATCATCCAATATTTTTTTATCCGTTACTGTGATTTTATCAGGATTTTTAATTATCTCCTGAAATGCAGCGTAATTATCTTGTATCTTGCAATATATTTCACCTATATTTTTAAAATCACTCTTTTCTGTACACGATACTATCTCTGAAACAAAGGTTGACAAGTAATCAAACAAATGTTCAGTGTATATTGTCAGATTGTTTTTGTCAATAGTTGCTGAATGAGCGATTTCATTTCTAATCCTATATAAACGTTGAATCTGCCAGGTAATATGCTGATGATAATTCGTAATTTTTTGGATTGCATATTTATAATCGGTAAATATTTTCTTTATATCTTTTACTCTGTATAACAGTAAATCAGAATAATTACATTTATCCTCAAGTTGAGAATAAAGATCATCATCTTTAAAAATGAAAATCAGATTTTCAACAACTTTAGCTTTTGATGTGTCTTTTACATCATAACTTATTCCATCTTTGAAAACCAAGTCAACATTACATCTGATCAGATCTTCAGCAAAATTTCGAATAATTCTGAAAAGATATCTTATTGATAAAGCTGCCGGAACAGTAGTTTTCACATTTGAAATTATATCATCATACATTTCTGTTCTTGAAAGTGATTCTAATGCAATCCATAATGTCATATACTTTTCCTGCTGGAAAAGAGAAGCTCTGCTTATATTAGCATAACTGAATGAAGGAAGCAGTTTATCAATGATTTCCTTTAAATTGGGGCTTTCCATTATTTTTACAGTATTCTCGAATATGAACCCCGAAGTATCAATATAATCATAGGTTTTAAATAAATCCAAACTTCTCAATGATTTTCCGTAAAAACTGCTATTGTCTACAGAAATCATTTTAATGTTTCCTATATCCCATGTATCTATAATATTGTAAAAGCTTAGCATATTTATTCGAGAAGATAATACTTGAACCGCTTTATAAGCGGCAGAATAAATATCTTTCGCTTTAATATCTATACAGATATACTCTTTGGTACTATCAAAAAAAGTAATTAATTCATTATTTTTGCCTTTATACTTTGGAAGTATATCTGATGTATTTTTTTATTATAAAATTAAGCTTTTTTAATTCATCTTTTGGATTTGAAGATGATTTGCGAGTGAAATCTGAAACACTTATATAAACACAAAAATCTTTATCATCTGATGACAAATATTCTGAAAAATTAAGCATAGAATCATAGTCAGAACTTTTTCCGTAAAAGAAACGATCGGATTGATATAAGCTTTGCGTTGACCAACCATTATGTAAATTTTGACTAATCAAAGCCTTAGTACATTTTATTATGCTTTCTTTTTCATCAGTTGATATAGCATTATTCAATTCATTATAAATCCACTCAGAATAATGATTTTTCATTTCTGATACGGCATATTCAATTTGAAACTTTAGAGCAAGTTGACGGCTTTTTCCGTTTATCGGTTTGTTCAAATTTGAAATAAGTACATTCCATAGCATCAAATTGTTCTTTTTTAATATTTCATCATTTTTTATGATTAGTGCACACTCAGCTACGCAATCCAATATATTATGCGGGCTCGTAAAAATCCCGGAAATTGTTTTATCTATAACCGTAATTAATTCACAAAGCGCAGTATATGAATTTAAAAGTTTATATTGGTATGTATCCAATGTTCGATTGTTCAAAAGTTCATGCCAAAGCTGTACAAAGAAAACATATCTGGGCTCAACTTCTTTATACAATAAATCAGCATTTAAATCCTTTTTTATCATTTTCCAGATCTCCTATTGACAAAGCAATTTATTCATAGTATAATATAAGAAAAAGGATAATACTATGAATATTAAGAGGTGTAACTTTAGTGGTGAGGCGTAGCCCCTACGAAAAGATTTAACCTCTTTTTTTAATGCCTATATTATAACACATAACGTATATAAACGCAATATGTACCGCCATGAAACAGGGCGTGAGGATCACTCCTCAAAAGTTTCATCAAAACTAATCTCGTTATATGAACATCGTAGCTACCGGACTTGCAAAACGCGCAGAGATCCAGCTTGCATACGCCATCGGCGTTGCCGCTCCGGTATCAGTTTACGTAAACACATTCGGTACAGGTGTGGTAACCGACGAAGAGATCCAGGCTGCAGTTACTGAAATATTCGACTTTACCCCTGGCGGCATAATCCGTGCCCTTGATCTCAGAAAGCCGGTATTCGCAGCAACATCAGCATACGGCCACTTCGGAAGACCAGACGCAGATTTCACCTGGGAACGCACCGACAAAGCAGAAGCACTGAAAAAAGCAGTACGCAAGGTCACAAAATACGCCGGCTGATCCCCGCTCTCCTCTACAGCATTCCCGGCAGCTCCGGGAATACAGTTTCATTAATACAAACAGCAAGTCCGTTCAGTTTTCATGTTCTGAACGGACTTGCTGGTTTTTTTCCGGTATTAAAAGATAGTATCCTTATTGCATTTGTCTTTGCTACAAATTCTTTAACACTGATTTTAAAACTGTTTAATCCTGATTGACTTTTAATTATGGCGAATTCGCCATAATTATAGTGAACGCAAAAAAGATTTTTACGTTCACTATAATTAATTTAGGTGATTCGACCAGCTGATTTGTGACAACAGTGTTGTCACAATCTTATTTAAGCATTTACATTTAATATAATTATAAATGAATATTGTAAAGCCCGAATTCAAGACATTTGGGCGATAACTCTAATCTGTAATCTGCAAAAATGCAGAAGGATATAATTGGCATGAATTGTGACAACACTGTTGTCACAATCTCAATGCTCGTAATTAAATCTATTCATAAGCATTGAATTTTTCATCAGTTACCTTCCAGAAGAAAGGCGTCCTCGAACGTTCGTCCTTTGCCGCTGTATCGGCAAAATCAAATACATATCTGAGCTTTGCTCTGCCGTTTCCCTCTTTGATAAGAGCGATTCCCTTGCTACCTCGCTTAACATATCTGTTCGTAATATCTTCACGACCCCAGGTATCATACTCCGCACAGGCAACGGCATCCGGACGCTGTGCATGAATAAGGATCTGATCTTTGAAACTGTACTTGTACAGACGAGAAGCCGTTTCAAGGAAGGAAACATAATCCTCCGGATTCTTCCAGAGCGCAGAAATACGTTCTTCCATAAGCTCCTGTACGTTTTGAAGTTTTCCAGGCATTTTTCTTCTCCTTTCACATAGTATCACATTAAAGCATTAAAGTCAATAGTTTTTTCGTTTGGGCATGAAAAAAGCAGCCTCCGGAGAGACTGCTGTGTAAACTTTTCAGTGCTTAAAAATCACAGTAAACTGTACTCAAAATCATACGGAAGTATTAATGACAAATCTTCTTTGCTCGGAGATTCTATTCGTATAACTCTACGTGCATGATTCATCACTAAATTATCAAAAACATTTCTCACTAATCTTCCATTAGCGAAATTTTCATCTTTTTTACAATTGCAATAATCTTTCAATGCATCTTTTATCTCCCGACATACTT from Ruminococcus sp. HUN007 includes:
- a CDS encoding methionine adenosyltransferase domain-containing protein; amino-acid sequence: MNIVATGLAKRAEIQLAYAIGVAAPVSVYVNTFGTGVVTDEEIQAAVTEIFDFTPGGIIRALDLRKPVFAATSAYGHFGRPDADFTWERTDKAEALKKAVRKVTKYAG
- a CDS encoding ABC transporter permease subunit gives rise to the protein MTLRKRFLRVTHLLFAVLILVQFLPSRAEDNEHKFYLIAAASAAELVFLVLSAFSSKKDFLRDFGNILSVIFFVFTAWTILAPKTLILDPLIFPAPGEVLWQFTADIDKLSQGAASSLKTVFSGYIYALVLGIPMGVILGSFKNIRSSATYVVNFAGAIPPIVFVPYSIALLPSFDVVSKFIIFLSAYWPIMKGTIAGVSSVEKGILDTARSLSVRTGSLLLNVIIPSALPNIFAGAAQGLGVSFLMLTSAEMIGGQSGIGYYVQYYAKFADYPRVILGIIILGIIICLISVLSAGLQKYFLRWRNT
- a CDS encoding ABC transporter substrate-binding protein, which encodes MKFRNLFRKSTALLAAAVVSSLFLAGCSGETEINTETQKFNSGSKETAKTAKSELVPFKLGYLPSTGHLLYFVAKEEGFFEEEGLDVSLSNFDGNTEIVMSVESGKLDAAAIGSTSCINYIAQGAKLQIIGGIMKEGHALVVKPELVEGVDPKDYSLELLRGKTIANVNLGITDIVYRNVFENMGWEIGKDVYFENLESAGLESLLNNSIDAVSVYTPFRALAEKKGYVIINYSGQNEPFGDHPCCRNLASTELIEQHPERYVAYLKALIKAYKFYQENEDETCEDIAKYCDTDIDLIRSETYGKYISSTPDPELKAIWIWYDALLNGGYIEEFDLAASVNTDLYLQALKEISEAEPDEQFWKDLLKHFDEFNVNYTREDYFDIYDDNWKFTGGAKS
- a CDS encoding LysR family transcriptional regulator, whose translation is MTLQQINYLLTIAECSSMNKAAEKLFIAQPTLTGAVREVEKEIGISVFHRTHRGVTPTVEGEEFLLRIRRVYQQYEEVMESYGDEVKCRRKFAVSMQHYSFAVNAFIRMAKHYDSNQFDLALRETKTIDVINDVSTLKSEIGIIYICETNQRVITKLLKEHELDFTPIIECPASVYLARSHPLAGEKELSFDQLDPYPCLSFEQGGETDIYFAEEIMIEHAYQKTVKATDRATMMNLMEGLNGYTLCSSIYSEKLSGDQFLVIPFKSDEDALSTMTIGYITKKNWELSSMGRQFLDEIEAVLGESRELHGDTVQRRIS
- a CDS encoding ABC transporter ATP-binding protein, with amino-acid sequence MSRINIRDLSVEYGTKNKSFKAVDRVNLDIKEGEFVSLLGASGCGKSTLISTIDGLRRPSGGTIFIDGEPISGTGKDRSIVFQNYSLFPWMTVKKNVEFGLRQLRPELSKKERNDIALEFVEKVGLSEFKNKYPLKLSGGQQQRVAIARALAVNTPILLMDEPFGALDTKTRASLQDLLLSLWRSEEKKKTVIFVTHDVDEAIFLSDRIVIMQPNPGRIYKEVSVPFSRPRIRENITDTEEYKIFRNEIINAFYEAEKEVAYHDTEKKISAGNSPVVRSFNSGTVSAVAGGR
- the metK gene encoding methionine adenosyltransferase, translating into MSRYIFTSESVTEGHPDKVADRISDSILDAYLAKDPAARVAAETVIKNNTVILAGEISSSAEIDTEKVVRDAINDIGYNSEELGFDGHSAEIINLLDRQSPDIAQGVDSALEVREENGDEIGAGDQGIIFGYAVNETPELLPLPISLAHRLSYRLAEVRKNGTLPYLRPDGKTQVSVIYEDGNAVGIDTILVSTQHDEDVSQDKLRADLIKNVIVPVIPKKWLTADIRILVNPTGRFVIGGPVGDSGLTGRKIIVDTYGGAAHHGGGAFSGKDSTKVDRSAAYAARWAAKNIVAAGLAKRAEIQLAYAIGVAAPVSVYVNTFGTGVITDEEIQASVTEIFDFTPGGIIRALDLRKPVFAATSAYGHFGRPDADFTWERTDKAEALKKAVRKVTKYAG